From Algoriphagus sp. NG3, the proteins below share one genomic window:
- a CDS encoding porin family protein, with the protein MKKIILSLALFALAFSGYSQGIAFGPKVGLSQTKLDLKSDAFKNGESKFGYHVGAFARIGLGGLYLQPELLFTQTQGQFSFDDGVGAIKEYEADFNRVDIPVMVGFKMFNLLRVQAGPIASINVKSEIKDAMDTVQDVDYNNATIGYQAGLGVDIGNLYIDAKYESSLDKISGNVGNFSTDQRTNQWILSLGFRLF; encoded by the coding sequence ATGAAAAAAATCATTCTTTCTCTTGCCCTGTTTGCGCTAGCCTTCTCAGGTTACTCACAAGGGATTGCCTTCGGGCCTAAAGTAGGACTTAGCCAGACCAAGCTAGACCTGAAAAGCGATGCTTTCAAAAATGGTGAATCCAAATTTGGCTACCATGTGGGTGCATTTGCGAGAATAGGACTAGGAGGTCTGTACTTACAGCCTGAGCTGCTATTTACTCAAACTCAAGGTCAATTTTCATTTGATGACGGTGTAGGAGCTATCAAGGAATACGAGGCGGATTTTAACCGGGTGGATATCCCGGTTATGGTAGGGTTTAAGATGTTTAATTTACTGCGGGTGCAAGCTGGGCCTATTGCGAGTATAAATGTGAAATCAGAGATTAAAGACGCAATGGATACAGTACAAGACGTAGATTATAATAATGCTACAATTGGATATCAGGCTGGTCTTGGGGTGGATATAGGCAATCTGTACATTGATGCCAAGTATGAAAGTTCTTTGGATAAGATCTCAGGCAATGTAGGGAACTTCAGTACTGACCAACGGACGAATCAGTGGATTCTTTCGCTGGGATTTAGGTTGTTCTAA
- the hemC gene encoding hydroxymethylbilane synthase, whose protein sequence is MSQLVKIGTRGSKLALWQAYHVEELLQNAGLQTEIVIIDTKGDQILDVSIAKIGSKGVFTQELEDQLTDGRIDIAVHSAKDMQSNLPEGFEIIAFTKREKENDVIVSHDQMISLKNNIVLGTSSTRRVSTLKHFYPHVKTVEVRGNLQTRIRKMEEGLCDALLLAYAGAHRMEYDHMIVAELDLDEFTPAVGQGSVAIEVASNLDSGLKSKITEACNHQETSLRLRAERAYLRVLEGGCSIPVFALAALSGDMLTLKGGIVSLDGKERISIQVEGNAEQPEQLGQELADKVFSAGGKKILEQIKTTLNK, encoded by the coding sequence ATGAGTCAGTTAGTGAAAATAGGAACCCGTGGAAGTAAGCTTGCGCTATGGCAAGCCTATCATGTGGAGGAACTTCTCCAAAATGCCGGGCTTCAGACAGAGATTGTGATTATCGACACGAAGGGGGATCAGATACTGGATGTTTCCATAGCTAAAATCGGGAGCAAAGGGGTTTTTACCCAAGAGTTGGAAGACCAGCTTACAGATGGGCGCATTGATATTGCAGTGCATAGTGCAAAGGATATGCAGTCTAACTTGCCGGAAGGTTTCGAGATCATTGCATTTACCAAGCGTGAAAAAGAGAATGACGTGATTGTGTCCCATGATCAAATGATTTCTCTGAAAAACAATATTGTTCTGGGTACTTCATCCACACGGCGTGTTTCTACTTTGAAGCATTTTTATCCTCATGTAAAAACAGTTGAGGTTCGCGGAAATCTGCAAACCCGTATCAGGAAGATGGAAGAAGGCCTTTGTGACGCATTGTTGCTTGCTTATGCAGGTGCTCACCGTATGGAATATGATCATATGATTGTGGCTGAACTGGATTTGGATGAGTTCACACCGGCTGTAGGACAGGGTTCTGTGGCCATAGAAGTAGCTAGCAATTTGGATTCTGGGTTGAAATCAAAAATCACCGAAGCCTGTAATCATCAGGAAACCTCCCTGAGGTTGCGCGCGGAGCGTGCCTATTTAAGAGTTTTGGAGGGAGGGTGTAGTATTCCTGTTTTTGCCTTGGCGGCACTCTCTGGAGATATGCTTACACTCAAAGGCGGGATAGTAAGTCTGGATGGGAAAGAACGAATCTCCATTCAGGTAGAAGGAAATGCAGAACAGCCTGAACAATTGGGTCAGGAACTTGCGGATAAAGTGTTTTCTGCGGGTGGGAAAAAAATACTGGAACAAATTAAAACAACCCTGAATAAATGA
- a CDS encoding SDR family oxidoreductase — translation MTTTIPMSNKKKVFITGANGLLGQKLVTQLLEKEGFLVVASGRGACRLPGHGFDYVPLDISDEKEVEKVLSELRPDIIIHGAAMTHVDECELNQEACYDANVNATSYLVTAAEKIKAHFIFVSTDFIFSGEEGPLDENAEPEPVNYYGETKLECEQLVKACKTKWTIARTVLVFGVAHDMSRTNIVLWVKSSLEAGKEIQVVDDQYRTPTLAEDLAAGCILIAEKGAEGVFNISGPDFLTPYEMANITADYFGLNKGLIKRADSSTFSQPAKRPLKTGFVIDKAREQLGFEPKTFPTAIGILAKQIILARD, via the coding sequence ATGACTACAACTATACCGATGTCAAATAAGAAAAAAGTTTTTATCACTGGAGCCAATGGGTTATTGGGCCAAAAGCTCGTTACTCAATTGCTTGAGAAGGAAGGCTTTCTGGTCGTTGCCAGTGGGAGGGGGGCATGTAGGCTCCCGGGTCATGGATTTGACTATGTGCCTCTGGATATTTCTGATGAAAAGGAGGTAGAAAAAGTGTTGTCAGAGTTGCGTCCTGATATCATTATCCACGGTGCTGCCATGACACATGTGGATGAGTGCGAACTGAATCAGGAGGCCTGCTATGACGCTAATGTGAATGCCACCTCCTATTTGGTAACTGCTGCCGAAAAGATAAAGGCACATTTTATTTTTGTTTCGACTGACTTTATTTTCTCTGGAGAGGAGGGGCCTTTGGATGAAAATGCAGAACCGGAACCTGTAAATTACTATGGGGAAACGAAGCTGGAATGTGAGCAGTTAGTCAAGGCATGCAAGACCAAATGGACTATTGCGCGGACGGTATTGGTGTTTGGGGTAGCGCATGATATGAGCCGTACTAATATCGTGTTGTGGGTGAAGTCATCACTGGAAGCCGGCAAGGAAATCCAAGTGGTAGATGATCAGTACAGAACGCCTACTCTTGCGGAAGACCTTGCTGCTGGTTGTATTTTGATCGCTGAGAAGGGAGCTGAAGGGGTGTTTAACATCTCCGGTCCGGATTTTTTGACTCCTTATGAAATGGCCAATATCACTGCGGACTACTTTGGTCTTAACAAAGGGTTAATCAAACGGGCTGATTCCAGCACCTTTTCCCAGCCTGCCAAAAGACCTTTGAAAACGGGCTTTGTTATTGATAAAGCACGGGAACAGCTTGGTTTTGAGCCGAAAACTTTCCCGACGGCAATTGGTATTTTGGCAAAACAAATTATCTTAGCCCGCGATTAA
- a CDS encoding sodium-dependent transporter has protein sequence MAVRNNTEARGQWGSSLGFIMAAAGSAVGLGNIWRFPYLVGEYGGGAFVFVYIICVLLIALPLLFNEIALGRKSGKNPIGAIRQTGGNRFWQSAGVLCVLVCFFVFSYYSVIAGWTVGYIFTEIINIPVDFAVFVETPMYVIPLTFVFILMTILIVLGGVSGGIEKASKFLMPVLFIIIIFIAGRSVTLEGASAGIEYYLKPDFAKIDSAVILQALGQAFFSMSVGWGLMITFGSYLPKKSNVIQSGGWIAGMDTSVALLGGLMIFPALFALLPGKDPAAGPALVFDVLPKVFDVMPGGNIVGGLFFILLMVAALTSTISMLEVPVSYLIDDRKWNRKRATWTVGIAAMALSVPSALSQIPGTFFSTLHINFFGRRLEGFFGIMDFVFGTFAVIVICLMLALYTGWASKLSDYADELASGAPGFKGPFRAGWMFFIKYVCPIVIILLILNMLGVIGFEQAA, from the coding sequence ATGGCAGTTAGAAACAATACCGAAGCAAGAGGTCAATGGGGATCGAGTCTTGGGTTTATCATGGCCGCGGCGGGCTCCGCTGTAGGCTTGGGAAACATTTGGAGATTCCCTTATCTGGTCGGTGAATACGGAGGAGGGGCCTTCGTTTTTGTATATATAATATGTGTATTGTTGATCGCACTGCCCTTGTTGTTTAATGAAATAGCATTAGGTAGAAAATCAGGTAAAAACCCAATTGGGGCTATCCGGCAAACAGGCGGGAACCGCTTCTGGCAGTCTGCAGGCGTACTTTGTGTATTGGTTTGTTTTTTTGTGTTCAGTTATTATTCTGTCATAGCGGGCTGGACTGTAGGTTATATTTTTACCGAGATAATCAATATTCCGGTTGATTTTGCAGTGTTTGTAGAGACGCCTATGTATGTCATTCCATTGACATTTGTATTTATATTGATGACTATCTTGATTGTATTGGGAGGGGTCTCAGGAGGTATAGAAAAGGCATCTAAGTTTCTGATGCCTGTTTTATTTATTATTATCATTTTTATAGCAGGACGTTCTGTCACTTTGGAAGGGGCATCTGCAGGCATAGAATATTACCTAAAACCTGATTTTGCTAAAATAGATAGTGCAGTAATTCTTCAGGCGCTAGGTCAGGCATTTTTCTCCATGTCCGTTGGCTGGGGGCTGATGATTACTTTTGGGTCATACCTACCGAAGAAATCCAATGTAATCCAGTCCGGCGGGTGGATCGCAGGTATGGATACTTCTGTCGCGCTATTGGGCGGTTTGATGATTTTTCCGGCGTTATTTGCTTTACTTCCAGGTAAGGATCCTGCTGCAGGCCCGGCTTTGGTTTTTGATGTTCTTCCAAAAGTATTCGATGTTATGCCAGGAGGTAATATCGTAGGTGGGCTTTTCTTTATTCTGTTGATGGTAGCGGCTTTGACTTCCACTATTTCTATGCTGGAGGTGCCTGTGTCTTACCTGATTGACGACCGGAAATGGAACAGGAAGCGTGCTACCTGGACAGTTGGTATCGCTGCCATGGCGCTATCCGTGCCTTCTGCGTTATCCCAGATCCCCGGTACATTCTTTTCCACTTTACATATCAACTTCTTCGGTAGAAGGCTTGAGGGCTTCTTTGGGATAATGGATTTTGTCTTTGGGACTTTCGCAGTAATAGTGATCTGCTTGATGTTGGCTTTGTACACCGGCTGGGCGTCCAAGCTTTCGGATTATGCGGATGAGTTGGCTTCTGGTGCCCCGGGATTCAAAGGCCCATTTCGTGCAGGCTGGATGTTTTTCATTAAGTATGTATGTCCGATTGTAATCATTCTTTTGATATTGAATATGCTGGGAGTGATAGGTTTTGAGCAGGCGGCATAA
- a CDS encoding peptidylprolyl isomerase, producing the protein MRSLRSLLFIALCASSFACAAKKDYVVTIETSHGDIVALLFDDTPEHKSNFIKLAEDGRFDSTEFQRVIKDFMIQGGDVFTKENMPAQEWPTLPAEIRPNHYHRKGMIAAARQGDGINPERRSSGSQFYIVLGKVYDELELTTDMAKLQKAFMKYMELVSEAELKKEYTRLYNEQKYDSLTALILSKRDELENSLNLNLRKDFTAEQIAAYTTVGGTPHLDKEYTVFGEVIQGIEVAEEISKLPTQRDRPIDPVFMKVTVDKKSRKKIEKEYDYNYTDVK; encoded by the coding sequence ATGAGAAGTTTAAGAAGTTTGCTTTTTATTGCCTTGTGCGCCAGCTCATTTGCCTGCGCTGCAAAGAAAGATTATGTGGTCACCATAGAAACCAGTCATGGGGATATCGTGGCGCTTTTGTTTGATGACACTCCAGAGCATAAGTCAAATTTCATCAAACTGGCAGAAGACGGGAGATTCGATTCCACCGAATTCCAGCGTGTGATCAAGGATTTTATGATTCAGGGCGGGGATGTATTCACCAAAGAGAATATGCCTGCTCAGGAATGGCCGACTTTACCAGCTGAAATCAGACCAAACCACTACCATAGAAAAGGGATGATTGCTGCCGCCAGACAAGGTGATGGGATCAATCCGGAGAGAAGATCCAGCGGTTCCCAATTTTATATAGTGCTGGGGAAAGTTTATGATGAGTTGGAGTTGACCACAGATATGGCCAAGCTTCAGAAGGCTTTTATGAAATATATGGAGCTGGTAAGTGAAGCTGAGCTTAAAAAAGAATACACCAGGCTATACAATGAGCAGAAATATGACAGCCTTACTGCTTTGATTCTCTCTAAAAGGGATGAATTGGAGAATTCATTGAACCTAAATCTACGGAAGGATTTTACCGCTGAACAGATAGCTGCCTATACCACTGTAGGCGGTACCCCACACTTGGACAAGGAGTACACGGTTTTTGGAGAGGTGATCCAAGGGATCGAGGTCGCTGAGGAAATCTCAAAGCTGCCTACCCAGCGCGATCGTCCGATTGATCCGGTTTTCATGAAAGTGACAGTGGATAAAAAGTCTCGTAAGAAAATTGAAAAGGAATATGACTACAACTATACCGATGTCAAATAA